The window TCTTTAATCCTTCACCATCTCGAAATTTTCCAATCGCGTCTTTAGTAACCGGATCATATGCTTTCACGAAAAAACCACGGATACTATAATCCCGAGATCCTTCAATTTTTACTGCAatagataattataaaaacacaatGCTAAAAAATCCGAGtgctaataattaaaaaaaaaaaagaaagaaatattgaagatgtTTTTAACTTCAAATAGCATGTTCAAGTAAATCGAGTCAAGTAACAAAATATCTTCGAGTTGAATTTATTTCCTTATAACAGTACAGAGAGAAGAGTgcatattaagtttaaaaaaaataaagtatggaaGGAATAGTCGTATAAATAGAGTGGTTGCGAATAAACTCCAAAATTCAAGTCAGTATTTACTTACCTGTAACAACGTCTCCTGGTGCGTATTGATCTGCTGACTGAGTTATCTTGAATGGCGAGTACTTAGGTTGCTGTGGTTGATTTCTACCATGATTAGGGATTAGGCTTTCACACGCTTCAATAGGAGCGCCCGAAGGATAGCCATAAACAGTTGAAACAAAGAGGTAAACCAAAACAGCTAACAGATACATCAAGCGAATCTTCTGCAAGGGTGTCACAAAAGGGAAGAGctaaataacaagaaataaaatattgtaattagaGTTTCGTCCACAACAAGTAATCGATAAGCACAGTAACACTGGCTACGTGagagtagcccattgtgtaaaaCGTTATCGCACATATACAATTATACGAAGACAGGAATGAAGCAGAGTTTTCTTTCAGTAAGAAACTCAGAGACCTTATCAGTAAAGATTCAATGAAAACATcaatttcatatgcaaaatacGTGTGAAACAATAACAGTATGGGATTAAGTGCAATAGtagtttagttttgttaatatattgcAGCCGACAAGCCTACATGTTAATGGGCCAGTAGTCGCTCACAGCTAGTATAATGGTGTTTTGTAGTTGGCATAATGTACCCAACTAGCTAAGTGACAAGTTGGAAAAATCGTAACGACAAAAAGCAGAGTTGGACACTGTCACTGTACAAA of the Tachypleus tridentatus isolate NWPU-2018 chromosome 13, ASM421037v1, whole genome shotgun sequence genome contains:
- the LOC143238489 gene encoding putative ferric-chelate reductase 1; its protein translation is MYLLAVLVYLFVSTVYGYPSGAPIEACESLIPNHGRNQPQQPKYSPFKITQSADQYAPGDVVTVKIEGSRDYSIRGFFVKAYDPVTKDAIGKFRDGEGLKTFNTDSCIGATHTDNKRKQSVVLLWEAPQSKGHVSFKVTVVKRFSEFYTNLEPILE